The proteins below come from a single uncultured Carboxylicivirga sp. genomic window:
- a CDS encoding acyl carrier protein: protein MSDKIKNKEEIQAALIAFLCRQFMVDEEDIELEESLVDTGIIDSMGLIEIASYIENEYSFKVTEEMMNRSNFGSVVKIVDFISLMIS from the coding sequence ATGAGTGACAAAATAAAAAATAAAGAAGAGATACAAGCTGCTTTAATAGCATTTTTGTGTCGTCAGTTTATGGTAGATGAGGAAGATATTGAACTGGAGGAGTCGTTGGTTGACACTGGTATTATCGACTCGATGGGACTAATTGAGATTGCCTCATACATCGAAAACGAATATAGTTTTAAGGTGACAGAAGAAATGATGAACCGTTCGAATTTCGGCTCTGTCGTTAAAATTGTTGATTTCATATCCCTAATGATCTCATAA